The segment AAATAGGAGGCTGTATGCAACTTTGCGTGCGTAGTAATGCGTAAGCTACGCGAGGCCGAGCGCGCCAGAAGACGGCAGACAGGAGGGGCATAGAGTGCCCGCCCGGGCCCTGCGACGCAATACCTGACGGTCGTCCCGCAGGAGCACCTGGCAAACCAAACCTACCTACTTAAACACCTAATACTTCTTTCTATACTACTAATTCTATCCTGCTGTATATATCATGTAAACGCTTTTCCCTTCCGTTTTTCACTACCTAATAAAATatggaattaaaaaaaaaaaaacacacacacacacacacacacacgcgttagcaacaccctaatagccatccagagcgatctgaGAAGATGCGAAAGGGAGCGACGCGTAGAGGAGAGTGCCTGAAGTAGGCAACCCATCCCCGCGAAGTAATACTTtgcggtgatcccgcggggaatgaggtgtgcagctgtgcgtggtggtgagtttagctgggaagccccgaaggggtagtccagttcgttgactggtacgggccggtcgcgtctcttagagattctcacccaccgtggcgtatccatggaaaaaaaacgagggggaacgttgtgagttgctgcgtacaccgcaactttacagttatacccgatactaagtcagtatggctctcctgcggcagacgccgctaatattgaaccacacgacaaagagtgcgagcgagagagacagaaaatcagtctgagcgtgacgtcgggcgctgcgtggccactgcaaattgatttcttgcttttggctacaaaaatgatccgatctgatccagattcagcactctgatagatatagtcattatctatgattctgcgtttttagttttctcgaatgtgcaatattgtggatgcaacagattttcgttctttgtgggggcggaagggggtggggcgaaattctgagatatacgttttatagtgagatctaacagaagtgcggataccaaatatggttactctagccttaatagtctctgagatttgaggatgccacaggttttcgtcctttgcgggggcggaagggggtgtggcgaaatttggacacgaaacggtcaaggtcagatatcacaggagtgtggataccaaatttggttgctctggctcttataggttctgagatccttgaactcatattttgcaattggcaaagccgacgatgaaacctgtgtgttagagagagacagagcgagaagaatgaaattgttttcttgattctggctataataattatacgatctggttgagatcttacactctagaacatatagtcatcctctacgattctgcgtttttggttttatcttatctttaaaaatgtggatgccacagatttgcgtcccttgtgggggcggaagtgggcggggcaaagttttgaaatatttttgtagcagtgacatatcacagatgtctggatccaaaacatcgttgctctagctcttatagtctttgagcactaggcgctgaaggggacggacggacggacggacggacggatggacggaagGACAGAGGGAcggagggacggacggacggacagacggacagacagacagggctcaatcgactcggcaaTTGATGcttatcaagaatatatatactttatggggtcggaaacgattccttctggacgttacacacatccacttttaccacaaatctaatataccccaatactcattttgagtatcgggtataaaaacacacacacacatacacaggcGAGCCTTCCTCGTGGCAGCAGGCAGGCCATCTTGTTAGGGAAAGTGAGGcggaaaaaatgaaaaatacgCACAGAAATATTAATTAAGTTTTAAAATTAAACTTTTTTCACTCACTCGTGTGGCCAGCCATGTGGCACTTGGCACAGTTGCCACCTCTCTGCATCAGCtctcacacatacacataaaCACGCCCACAAAACTTGCCCCCGCCACAAACTTTTACACTTCATTgtattttaattgaaaatgttGTACTTTTGCCAGTACTCGCACTCGTACaagtactcgtactcgtacgtgTGTTTACTGGTTTATGGCGATGACTGTTCATctgcatccacaaattcattGGAGCATAAATACGCCCTCCAGCAgccctctcccactccacgtGTTCCCTATCCCCCTAAACATATGTAGATAGATATGTTTTCAATATGAATAAAAATCAAGCAAAAGTGTGTATAAATAAATCTAGAATAAAATAAATCTTCAAAACAGAACTCTTGTGGCAGTTGTGTCTctgtctgtatctgtatctgtatctttgtgtgtgtgccttgCCCCGTCAACCACTTTCCTTGCCACATCTTCAGATGTTTGTTTCAAGTGTTTTTATTTTGAGTGGAATGCTAATATATTTTCtatctacatatatatttatatactcgTACCATTTATGTTATAATTTACTTTGGAATATTGTCTTAATATTTATTCAAGAACCACAAAGAAaccccaacaacaaaaactacaACACAAACACCTTGTGACATTTGTGAAATTCTGTTTTTAAATGTGCATTTTTATTTTAGTCCTAAGTTGTATCCCTTCGTCAGTCAGTCAGACAGTCAGTCGATCAGTCAATCAATCGGTTCGCAACTGAGAGTTTATTTTTCTGCATTTGTCACTTTTCAGTTGTTTACTTTTAAGCCTTTGGGAAGTGCACCACTGCACCACATGCATCTATGCCAccaaccatccatccatccatctacCCATCCACCATAGAATCTTAGCTGTAAGAGCCAGCACCTCAGCAGATCCATGCGCCACCATCCACTCTCATTGCATCTCACTGTCGCTGTAGATAAATCACATGAAAATGATATCGAACTGTCGCCCTAACACTAACCACATTTTCCAGATAACGATACTGACACAGATAATGATAGCGATAATGCTAACACACTAAGCTTAAATCAATTGATAATCGAGACCGCACAAAAACCGCAACTAACAAACTTGCAACTAACGCTGAGAGACCTGCCTCCGGCTCCGTCACTGTTTCCACACAGCATCCTCAGCCACAGATGCGACAACAGCCACAGTCCCAGGCCAaggcccaggcccagccccagccccagccgcagccgcaggcATCCCAGACAGCAGAGACGTCGAGCCAGCAGCACATCACCACGCCAGCGGGCGGTGCGTAAGTTTAAATAGCAATTACTGAACCTGCTGATGCACTACAGCTCCCTGCCACACTTGGCGTGTCGGCCCAGGCGGTTGCAACTGCATTTGGATCCCGAGCCCCAACCCGTGCTCGTCTAAGCAGGAAACAGAGCTGAAAAGAGGCCCCACCCCAACGAACAGGCACGGATAACTAAATGGAATTGagtcgaatcgaatcgaatggaATGCTGTATAAATCGCTTACTAACCGCCAGGCTGCCTTAAGGAGGAAACCAATTGCAATATCGTAGACTTACCCTAGGAAAACTTAGTGATAGGAAAACTAATAATAGACGTAAGGCCTCAAGTGCTGCGGATACGCAGATGCAGCGAAACTTACCCTAACACTAGACACGACTTTTAACCCCCACCACATACACACGCTCGATGTTAGGAATGGAATGAATGAATCAATGGTTGCGTAGACACTACACCCAGACACTGGTCCACACCCACTAATCCATCCACATGAAACCCCCATCACAGAGCAACTGACTTCCGCGGACATCCAGGATGGTAAGGTGGAGTTCGACAGGGCGACTGGCGCCAGCATCCAGTACAAGCTGATCGAGGGCGGATACGAGATGATCACCACCACGCCCCAGCCGAATGGTACCGTGAAGACGCAGGTGCGGACCTTCTGGGACCCCAAGCCGGTCAGCCAGGAGGACCTGttgaaggagcagcagaacaAGAAGCTCATCCAGAAGCGGCTGGGCAAGGAGATGCGCATCGACGAACGCACCACGATGCTGACCCACGCCATCGAGGGCGGCTACGAGGAAGTGTACACCACCATCAACGAGGACGGCACCAGGAGCATGCGCACCAAGACCTTCTACGATTCAGTGCCCACGGAGGTGAATGAGAACACCACCACGAAGGTGAACAAGACCAAGAAGAACGTGACCCGCAAGTCGTCGGTTGACTCAACCGATTCcacggagtcctctcgccgcGTCGTCCAGaaggtgcagcagcagcagaagaacgTGGTGCAGAACACCAGCGACCAGCAGTCCAACTACCGCGAGGACACAACCATCGAGAGGCGTGTCTCCGTGACTCAGAACATCGAGATCACGGAGAACAACCGCACGGTGCGCAAGAACTCGCtgcaggagcagaacatcaAGGCCATTACCTCCTCCACCTCTTCCAGCGACAAGAAGCAGAAGAAGAAGCCCAAGTCCTCGGCCCCACCACCGCCGGCGGACTTTGTGCAGAAAGACACCACGACCGTGGCCTCCAAGCGCGTGCCCGGCGGCGTGGAGTACACCTATAACACGCAGCTGGAGTCCGGAAAGACCATCACTACATCGAAGACCGTCtacgaggaagaggaagtgGAACTGACCGAGGAGGAGATCAGGCAGTACAAGAAGACGCTCAAGGATGCCGAGAAGCACAAGAACTTGACCTCCACCAAGAAGCTCAAGTCCGAGTCGGGCACCAAGAAGATTGTGCCCTCAGAGAATCCCGGGGATGTCACCACCGTTGAGACGATCAAGAATGATGGCGGCACCGAGTACCACTACACCACCGTCACCGCTGAGGGCATCGTTAAGAAGGCCGTGAAGACGGTGTTCGATCCCGTGCCCAGCGCTAAAGTGA is part of the Drosophila miranda strain MSH22 chromosome Y unlocalized genomic scaffold, D.miranda_PacBio2.1 Contig_Y1_pilon, whole genome shotgun sequence genome and harbors:
- the LOC117191535 gene encoding uncharacterized protein LOC117191535, which gives rise to MHYSSLPHLACRPRRLQLHLDPEPQPTLHPDTGPHPLIHPHETPITEQLTSADIQDGKVEFDRATGASIQYKLIEGGYEMITTTPQPNGTVKTQVRTFWDPKPVSQEDLLKEQQNKKLIQKRLGKEMRIDERTTMLTHAIEGGYEEVYTTINEDGTRSMRTKTFYDSVPTEVNENTTTKVNKTKKNVTRKSSVDSTDSTESSRRVVQKVQQQQKNVVQNTSDQQSNYREDTTIERRVSVTQNIEITENNRTVRKNSLQEQNIKAITSSTSSSDKKQKKKPKSSAPPPPADFVQKDTTTVASKRVPGGVEYTYNTQLESGKTITTSKTVYEEEEVELTEEEIRQYKKTLKDAEKHKNLTSTKKLKSESGTKKIVPSENPGDVTTVETIKNDGGTEYHYTTVTAEGIVKKAVKTVFDPVPSAKVNPDDTDEEEIIEEYEEEIIEPGEKNVKTIETVWQLPTKFEEEVTITHEKKEKKVKKSMVISH